In the Pedobacter cryoconitis genome, TGCGCAAATTAAAGCGGCCGGACAAAATGCTGCGGCTCTTCGCCTGGATACGGGTGATGTGAAAAGCTTTGATCAGTTTTTTGAACACTTAAAAGGAGTGCTTAAGGATACATTTCAAGCAGACAAATTTGATTTTTTAATCAATAATGCTGGGGTGGGGCACAATACCTTAATTAAGGATATGAGTGAGGAAGTGTTTGATCAGCTGACGAATGTACATTTTAAAGGAGTTTATTTTCTGACACAAAAAGCATTGAATCTATTGAATGATCAGGGTGGTATTGTGAATGTTTCCTCTGGTCTTTCGCGGGTGAGCATGCATGGATATTCTGCTTATGCATCCATGAAAGGGGCAATTGAAGTTTTTACCAGGTATTTGGCGGCAGAGCTTGGTGCAAGGGGTATCAATGCAAATTCTATAGCACCTGGCGCTATAGAAACTGATTTTGGAGGTGGTGTTGTGCGTGACAATGAGCAGATTAATCAGCATATTAGTGGTATTACTGCGCTTGGGCGTGTTGGTTTACCTGAGGATATTGGTGGTGTTGTAGCTTTCTTATGTACACCAGATGCCAAATGGGTTAATGCGCAGCGTATCGAAGTTTCAGGGGGAATGAGCATTTAATCTCTCCATTTATTTTCAATACGGAGTGTTATATTTGATTTTTGCAAAACGGTATGCCACAAGAAACGTCTTTAGAAGAATTTTATCAAAAAGTTACGGCCACTCTTCCTGTAGATATCAACAGGGAGATTGGCCATTTCAATGTTTTTGAAATTGATAAGCTATTTGATAAAAAAACCGGTACCCGGATTATGCCTTATAGTAGAAGGGCTTATTATAAGATTAGTTTGATCAGGGGAAAAAACAGGGCCGAATATGCTGATAAAGTAATTGAGATCCCGGAAAGTGCCCTTCTTTTTGCGACACCAAGAATACCTTACCATTGGGTCGCCCATGATGATGACCAGACCGGTCTTTTCTGCATTTTTACAGCAGAATTCCTGGCTAAAAATAAGGTCGGGATTGCGCTGGACGACTTGCCTATATTCCAGCCCGGGGAATTGCCCATCTTTCAGCTTTCAGCAGAAGAGAGCGCAGCGCTTGAAATTATTTTCAGAAAAATGCACAGGGAAATGGACTCCAGTTATATTTATAAATATGACCTGATCCGTAACTTCGTAATGGAAGTGATCCATTACGGGCAAAAGCTACAGCCTATATCTCCATTCCATGTGGTACAAAATGCAGCAGAAAGAATCACTTCATTATTTGTAGAACTATTAGAAAGGCAATTTCCAATTGAAACTTCGGGGCAAAGATTGATGCTCCGGACGGCTAAGGATTATGCAGACCGGCTGGCTGTCCATGTAAACCACCTGAATAAAGTATTGAAGGAAAGTTCTGGCCAGACTACGACCAGTATTATTACACTGCGGGTAATTCAAGAGGCGAAGATCTTGCTGAAGCAAACTGACTGGAGTATTTCGGACATTAGTTATAGCCTGGGGTTTGATGATTTAGCCCACTTTTCAAACTTTTTCAAAAAGCAAACCGCTATTACACCGATTGCCTTTCGCTCGTAATCCCAATTGCGTTTAGCGCGCAATCTGTTTAAACCGATCAATCTTAAACCAACAAAATCCCGGCAAAACATATGTTTGCCGGGATTTTGTTTAACTCCTTTTAAGATAAAGAGATATTTTCGCTGTCGATTAATTCTACCTTTTTACCCATTTTCTTTTGAATGATTTCAAAATGGTGTAATTCATTCTGGCTAACCAACGAAATCGCGTCTCCTGGCTGATCTGCACGACCAGTTCTTCCGATACGGTGAACATAATCTTTAGGTGACCGTGGTAATTCGTAATTGATCACAAAAGGAAGAAAATTAATATCAATTCCTCTGGCCATTAAGTCTGTAGCTACTAATACTTTAAGTTTGCCTGATTTAAAATGCGTTAAGGCATCAGTTCTTGCACCCTGGCTTTTCTTACTGTGAATAGCTTTGGCATCCATGTTATTTTTACGAAGCTTGTTGACAATAGCGTCAGCCTGCTTAACTGAAGAAGCAAAGACCAGTACTTGTTTCATTTCATGATGATTAATCAGGTAACGTAAAAACGGCCCTTTTTTTTCATCCGAAACGATATAACCTACCTGGTTGATCAGTTGGAGCGATTCCTCTTCTTCTTCTATCTTGATGACTACAGGATCATGCAATAAGATTTGGTGAATATGTTGAAGATCGGCATTCAATGTAGCTGACAATAGTATATTTTGACGCTTTTCAGGTAATAGCGCAATGATTTTATTCACTTCTTCTTTAAATCCCAGGTTAAGCATTTTATCTGCTTCATCCAGCACCAATGTTTCAATACTGGATAAGTGTACCGCCTTTGAGTCTACTAGTTCCAATAATCTTCCTGGTGTGGCAACCAATACATTTACACCCTGCATAGCCATCATTTGAGGGTTAATAGAAACACCACCGTATACCGCTAATGTTTTAACAGGCTCAGGAATTGCTTTGCTGAAAGTTTGAAAAACTTCTTTAACCTGTTCAGCAAGTTCACGTGTAGGCACCAGGACCAATACGTTTGCATGGCGGTTTTTTACACCCAATGTTTGTTGCAGGTTCATTAAAAGTGGTAAAACATAACTTGCAGTTTTTCCAGAACCTGTTTTGGCAATGGCTAAGACATCTTTTTTATTTAGTATAGCTGGTATAGCTGTTTGTTGAATAGGAGTAGGTACTGTAAACTTCTGATCTATCAGCGCTATGAGTAAAGCAGGCGATAAACCCAGGGATTTAAAAGGCATATTACTTAATTTTTCGTGTAAAAGTAAACAAAAATCATTGTTAGCCGTTGGAGAAAGAGGAGAGACTTTTTGGTTATTGTTGTTGAAAAGAAAAAATATTACATATTTTAATGGAAATTTTAGGCATTAGCTATGAATGATGATATACGTATGGCAGTTTCTCTGCCTCAGGAGTTAGAAAACGAAGTGTTTGAATTAAGCGACCTGGCTTGTGAATTACTAGAGGAAGGTAAAGTTGAAGAAGCATTAGAAAAAATAAAGCTTGCCTGGGATAAAGTGCCGGGAACAAAGTTTAATACTTCCGTGTCTCATCTGATCTTATGCGCTTTAATTCCTATTTTAAATACAGCAGGTCAATATAAGGAGGCATTGCACTTGGCTAAAGAATGGATAACAGATCTGGAAACCTCTGGTTACAAAATCTATCATACTATACCTTATATCTTACACGGGGAAACCTTATTATTTCTTAAAGATGCAGATGCAGCAAAAGAATCTTTTTATCAGGCCGTAAAGTATGGTGCTAAAAAAAGAGATTTTAGTGATCAGGCTGCTTTTTATCTGGAGGTTGCTCAAAAGAAACTGAATGACAATCAGGAGATTATGGCACTCTTTCAGGAGAAAGTTTTGTCCCGTTCTGTGACCATATTAAGACCTGAAATCGTGGAGCTTGCTGAAGAGGTCAGTGCGCGTATTGAAGAATTAAGTGAACAGGGAAACGAGTTGTTTGAGGAAGAAAAGTATCAGGAATGTATTGAGGTTTGGAGTGCGGCTTTGGCCTTGATTCCTGAACCCCAAAACTCCTATGGCGAAGCTTTCTGGCTGGAAACTTCTATCGGAGACTGTTATTTTATGTTGAAGGATTTCGAGCAGTCACTGGTACACTTTTTAAATGCAAAAGGGAATATAGAGTCCAATGCATACGAAAATCCATTTGTGATGTTGCGTTTAGGGGAGTTGTTTTTAGAAGGGGATCATTTTAATGATGCCAAAGAATTCCTGCTCCGGGCTTATATGTTGGAAGGGGAAGAAATATTTAAAACAGAAGATGAGAAGTATTTTGTGTTTTTAAAACAAAATGTTGAACTCAATAAGCCCGGTTAAGGGCTCGTATTTATTGTAAATAGCGGACAAACATAGCAATCCGGACAAATATTAAATCTCATAAAAGGCTTTTGACATGGGAAAGCAAGCTTTTATTACTAGTTTTGCGCGCAAAGCATGAATTATGGAAGCGAGTGAATTAAGAATTGGAAATTATACCTTAGATCATGGCCATCCTGAGCAAATACCATATGGATCTGATATTGATTCTGCAGGATTAATGGATCCGATTCTTTTAACAGAAGAGTGGGTAGTTAAATTTGGTTTTGAACGTTTTGAATTTGAATACGAAGAAGGGACTGAAACCACTTATGTATTAGAGAAAAAGAATGGTCATCAATTCGTACTCAATGAAAGTTTACAGCCTATGGATGGCGAAATAGCCATGTTAGATTACAAGTTGCAGTATGTTCACCAGATTCAGAATCTTTATTTTGCATTGACTAATGAGGAATTAGTGATCAAAGAATAGGATCTGAATTTTTTCCTGTTTAAATAGCCGGATGATTCCGGAACCTGTAATGTCATCTTGTTCCTCAAGCTGAAGAAACTAAATTCAACAAGTCTGTTTTTAAATTTATTCTCCTGATTTAAAGAAAATAACTATTTTTGTATCGATTAATACAAAATAAAAAAATGAAAGGAAGACCAGTTACTTTTGACAACGAAGAGGTGATCTTAAAAGCCCAGAAAATTTTTTGGGAAAAGGGATATACAGCCACTTCACTTGCCGATTTGCTGACTACCACTGGTATGGGCAGCGGCAGTTTCTACAATACTTTTAAAGGGGGGAAAAAGGAGCTCTTTAGAAAAGCGATACAGCAAAGGCGGGAAGCATTTTTACAGTTCAAGACTGAGCTTAATAACAATGAATCTCCAATTGATTTGATTAAGGATTTTTTCAGGAGTATTGCTGCTGCTGATAAGCAAACACATCTGCAAGGTTGTCTTATTTCAAATACAGTAACAGAGATGACTTTTGTTGATATTGATCTTGAAAATGAAGCAATAGCAATTTTAAAAGATGTGGAGAAAATGTTTGCTGCAGCTATTGAAAAAGGACAGCGGGATGGTCATATCAAAAATCAAACTGATCCGCTTATTCTGGGCAGATACCTTGTCACATTCTGGAATGGGTTGAATGTGACCAGGAGAATGTATCCAGACAATAAAGTTCTCCAAAAACAGATTGAAATGCAGCTGGATATCATCAGTTGATTTTTTTTGTTCAATTATGTATCAATCATTACAAAAATAAAAATATATTATGGATTTACATTTAGATTCAAAAACAGCATTTATCAGCGGTTCTACGCAAGGTATCGGCTTTGCGATAGCCAAACAGTTAGTAAAGGAAGGCGTAAGCATTATTCTTAATGGGCGTAACCAACAAAAATTAGACCTGGCTATACAAAGTTTGCAAAAGGAATATCCTGATAGTAATATTTCAGGAATTGTGGCCGATTTTTCTAATGGAGACGAAGTTAAGGTATTAATCGCTGCATTACCTCCTGTTGATATTCTGATCAATAATGTGGGGATTTTTGAACTCAAATCTTTTGGGACTATAACAGATGCTGAGTGGACGAGGTTCTTCGAGGTCAATGTAATGAGCGGAGTAAGGCTTTCGCGTGCGTTGTTACCCAAAATGCTGGATAAGAACTGGGGCAGGGTGATTTTTATCAGCAGTGAGTCTGGGATTAATATTCCTGAAAATATGATTCATTATGGGATGACTAAAACGGCATTGCTTTCGATAAGTAATGGTTTGGCCAAATTAACGAAGGGCAGTCAGGTTACAGTAAATACCATATTAGGCGGGCCAACTTATTCGGATGGAGTAGCAGAGGCTATAGTGCAAATTGCTCATGCTCAAAATCAGGATCCAGAGCAGCTTAAAGCCTATATCAGTACAAGTACCAATCCGACCTCTTTGCTGCAGCGTTTCATCGAACCGGAAGAAATTGCCAGCCTTGCTGTTTATCTTTCGAGCCCTTTGTCGATTGCTACAAACGGCGCCAGTTTACGAGCAGATGGTGGTGTACTAACAGGCATTTAAGTTTTAATTGCTCAGGGTGGTTAAATAGACTTCATAATTGAAACCTCACTTTTTTGTGAGGTTTTTTAAGGTGAATACCAACAATGATAAACCAAGCAAAATAATACTTGTCCAGGGTAGCTGATGAATACCAATGTTCACGATCGCTAATCCGCCAACTGTTGAGCCGATTGTTACGGCAAGATTTCCGCATGAAGTGAAAATACTATTGATGAATTCAGGGGCTTCTGAAACTGAAGAAGTGATATTTACATTGCTAATCAGAAAGCCACCTGCATGGATGAATCCCCAAAATACGATGACCAGTATCATAAAGTTATAATTAGCCCCCAGAAAATATGTTAAGCTATGGATTCCTAACAGTGATAACATAAAAAGTAAGGTAGTTCTTTCTATATTTTTGCTTAAAAATTTGCCGGAAAAGTAATTCCCTGCAATGCCGGTTATGCCAAATATCAACAACATTAATCCAATTTCTGAACCATTCATATGGGTTACATTTTTCAAATAGTCAGCCATGTATCCGTAAGTAGAGAACATGGCGGCAATCATCAGGCAGGCTAATAAAAGACTTAATAACAGCTTCCGGTTACCTAGTATTCTCCAATAGGAAGTTTTGATTTTAACATTGGAAATGGGGATAAAAGGAAGAAAAATCCAGATTGATAAAAATGAAATGATATTGATAACTGCAGATAAGAAGAAAGAGGCTCTCCAATTAAACATTTCTGCTATAAATGTTGCCATCGGTATCCCGAAAACTGTTGCCAATGTTAGCCCACCAAATACGACGCTAACAGCTTTAGGTGACTGTTCTGAAGGAACAGATCCTGCAGCAACGGCCAGGGCGATGGACCAGAAAACCGGATGTAAAATAGCAGGTAGTGCACGGGCAAAAAGTAAAAATGAAAATGAAGGCGTAACAGCTGAAAGTATATTGGAAATCGAAAAAAACGGCCACTACCAGTAATAATGTTTTTTTTCTATTAGCATTCGAGAATGCTAATGTTATAAAAGGGGCAGAGATAGCTATGATCAGTGCAAAAATACTCAATAACCATCCCGCCTTATCAATAGTAACATGATAAGTATTTGCTATTTGTGGTAAGATACCAATCACACCAAATTCGGTCGTTGTAATTCCGAAAATCCCTAAAGCCAGTACATAAAGTGTTCTTTTCATAGTTGTTTTTTATGCAAATTTGAAGCATAAATAACCTGATCAGATGATATGCACTTTTATGTGCGATACTATCAAAAGGGAAAGTATACTGATAATTAGAAGCTTAATCATGCCAGAATTTTTTCACGATAAAAAACTATACTATACTCCAATTGAATTTGCCTTAAAACATATTGGAGGGACATGGAAAATGCCTATTCTCTGGAGGCTTCAGACTAATATTCTCAGATATGGAGAATTGAAAAAAGATATTCCGCATATCACGCACAAAATGCTGGCGAGTCAGTTGCGGGAACTGGAAGATAAACAACTTATTGAACGGACGGTTTATCCCGTTGTCCCACCTAAAGTTGAATATAAGATTACTGCTAAAGGATTAAAAGCAATCCCGGTAATTGAGCATATTATGAAGTATGGTTATGAACTAATCCAGGAAGCAGGTATTGAATATCCACCAAAGATTTAATTAACAATAGGTTACCTGCTGAGAAACATCATCATTTGATTAATGATGATGTTTCTCAGCAGGTTTTGTTTTATAGTTAATTATTCAATTTATAGCAATTTTTCCTGCTCTTCATGCCATTTTGAAATTTTGATCAACGTATCTATGAATTGTTCATATTTTCTGGCACCAATTAAATTTATATATTCTGCAGTCATGTCATCTGCCATTTGACAGATCGTATCATGGAGTTGCTTTCCTTTTTCGGTCAGGAAGATCATGATTGATCTTGCATCAGTTTCACTTTTCCGTGTATAAGTCAAACCTAATCTTTCCAGTTCCTTTACTGTTTTACTCACGCCCTGCTTCGTTACCATGATCTTGTTTACCAGGTCATGATTAGAAATCCCGCCATGACCAATATTCATAAAATAAGGCATAAAGGTCATATTGAAATCACTATGTACTAAGTTCGCTAAATGGGTGGTGGCCGCTTTATCAGTATGCCGCTTTAAAATATAGACCTGTTTGAAAATTAACCTTTCATAATTGTTCGCATCTTCCATGGTTGCGAATTTAATATAAATATTACTTATTTAACTCATAACTATAATGTCATCTAAATCTAATATTGACAATCTTGTTAATAAAATAAGTAAACTTAGTTGACTATAATGGTCAACTAAGTTTACATTTGTTCCGTTAAATATATATTATGGAACCAGTAGAACAAACCCAATCCTCCGCTAAAAAAGTTGTAAAACTATTGATTGCCGGCCTTGTAGCTATTTTTATCTGCTACTTCGCTTTCAACAAAATTACGCATGCGCTGACCTATGAAAGTACTGACAATGCACAGCTCGAATCAAATGCTGTTCCTGTTCTGAGCAGAGTTTCCGGTTATATTAATGATTTTAAATTGTTGGATTATCAACAAGTACGAAAAGGGGATACCCTTGTGGTTATTGATGATAGTGAGTATGTACTTGCCGTAAAACAAGCTGAAGCTGATCTTTTAGCAGCAAAAGCCGATTTGAGTAGTGCGGAATCTCAAATCCCAACTATTGGTTCCGATCAGGATGTGGCTTCTGCAGGGATCAGTGTAGAAGAGGTGACTTTGAAACAAGCGAAACGTGATGTAGGCCGCGATGAAACTTTATTCAAAGAAGGATCAATTACCCAAAGGCAATATGAAAGAAGTCAATCAGCTTATCAGACTGCTGTTCAGATGCTGGCTTCCAGCAAAAGTAAACTCAAACAAGCAGGGACGCAAAAAGGGAATGCCAATGCATTGATCCAGCGTGCAAAAGCAAACATCTCTGCGCGTGAAATCGCACTCAAAAAGGCGAAGCTAAATCTAAGTTATACAAGAATTATAGCTCCTTCGGCTGGTAAACTGGGTAAAACCAATCTTAAAAGCGGACAATATGTACAAGGTGGGCAGCAATTGTTTAACCTGGTGAGCAATGATAATTACTGGATCGTTGCCAATTTCAAA is a window encoding:
- a CDS encoding SDR family NAD(P)-dependent oxidoreductase, which gives rise to MENQRKIALVTGGSRGLGKNMALKLAKKGIDVIITYLTKEDEAKEVVAQIKAAGQNAAALRLDTGDVKSFDQFFEHLKGVLKDTFQADKFDFLINNAGVGHNTLIKDMSEEVFDQLTNVHFKGVYFLTQKALNLLNDQGGIVNVSSGLSRVSMHGYSAYASMKGAIEVFTRYLAAELGARGINANSIAPGAIETDFGGGVVRDNEQINQHISGITALGRVGLPEDIGGVVAFLCTPDAKWVNAQRIEVSGGMSI
- a CDS encoding helix-turn-helix domain-containing protein, with the protein product MPQETSLEEFYQKVTATLPVDINREIGHFNVFEIDKLFDKKTGTRIMPYSRRAYYKISLIRGKNRAEYADKVIEIPESALLFATPRIPYHWVAHDDDQTGLFCIFTAEFLAKNKVGIALDDLPIFQPGELPIFQLSAEESAALEIIFRKMHREMDSSYIYKYDLIRNFVMEVIHYGQKLQPISPFHVVQNAAERITSLFVELLERQFPIETSGQRLMLRTAKDYADRLAVHVNHLNKVLKESSGQTTTSIITLRVIQEAKILLKQTDWSISDISYSLGFDDLAHFSNFFKKQTAITPIAFRS
- a CDS encoding DEAD/DEAH box helicase, which translates into the protein MPFKSLGLSPALLIALIDQKFTVPTPIQQTAIPAILNKKDVLAIAKTGSGKTASYVLPLLMNLQQTLGVKNRHANVLVLVPTRELAEQVKEVFQTFSKAIPEPVKTLAVYGGVSINPQMMAMQGVNVLVATPGRLLELVDSKAVHLSSIETLVLDEADKMLNLGFKEEVNKIIALLPEKRQNILLSATLNADLQHIHQILLHDPVVIKIEEEEESLQLINQVGYIVSDEKKGPFLRYLINHHEMKQVLVFASSVKQADAIVNKLRKNNMDAKAIHSKKSQGARTDALTHFKSGKLKVLVATDLMARGIDINFLPFVINYELPRSPKDYVHRIGRTGRADQPGDAISLVSQNELHHFEIIQKKMGKKVELIDSENISLS
- a CDS encoding tetratricopeptide repeat protein, yielding MNDDIRMAVSLPQELENEVFELSDLACELLEEGKVEEALEKIKLAWDKVPGTKFNTSVSHLILCALIPILNTAGQYKEALHLAKEWITDLETSGYKIYHTIPYILHGETLLFLKDADAAKESFYQAVKYGAKKRDFSDQAAFYLEVAQKKLNDNQEIMALFQEKVLSRSVTILRPEIVELAEEVSARIEELSEQGNELFEEEKYQECIEVWSAALALIPEPQNSYGEAFWLETSIGDCYFMLKDFEQSLVHFLNAKGNIESNAYENPFVMLRLGELFLEGDHFNDAKEFLLRAYMLEGEEIFKTEDEKYFVFLKQNVELNKPG
- a CDS encoding TetR/AcrR family transcriptional regulator; its protein translation is MKGRPVTFDNEEVILKAQKIFWEKGYTATSLADLLTTTGMGSGSFYNTFKGGKKELFRKAIQQRREAFLQFKTELNNNESPIDLIKDFFRSIAAADKQTHLQGCLISNTVTEMTFVDIDLENEAIAILKDVEKMFAAAIEKGQRDGHIKNQTDPLILGRYLVTFWNGLNVTRRMYPDNKVLQKQIEMQLDIIS
- a CDS encoding SDR family NAD(P)-dependent oxidoreductase; its protein translation is MDLHLDSKTAFISGSTQGIGFAIAKQLVKEGVSIILNGRNQQKLDLAIQSLQKEYPDSNISGIVADFSNGDEVKVLIAALPPVDILINNVGIFELKSFGTITDAEWTRFFEVNVMSGVRLSRALLPKMLDKNWGRVIFISSESGINIPENMIHYGMTKTALLSISNGLAKLTKGSQVTVNTILGGPTYSDGVAEAIVQIAHAQNQDPEQLKAYISTSTNPTSLLQRFIEPEEIASLAVYLSSPLSIATNGASLRADGGVLTGI
- a CDS encoding MFS transporter codes for the protein MSNILSAVTPSFSFLLFARALPAILHPVFWSIALAVAAGSVPSEQSPKAVSVVFGGLTLATVFGIPMATFIAEMFNWRASFFLSAVINIISFLSIWIFLPFIPISNVKIKTSYWRILGNRKLLLSLLLACLMIAAMFSTYGYMADYLKNVTHMNGSEIGLMLLIFGITGIAGNYFSGKFLSKNIERTTLLFMLSLLGIHSLTYFLGANYNFMILVIVFWGFIHAGGFLISNVNITSSVSEAPEFINSIFTSCGNLAVTIGSTVGGLAIVNIGIHQLPWTSIILLGLSLLVFTLKNLTKK
- a CDS encoding winged helix-turn-helix transcriptional regulator; translation: MPEFFHDKKLYYTPIEFALKHIGGTWKMPILWRLQTNILRYGELKKDIPHITHKMLASQLRELEDKQLIERTVYPVVPPKVEYKITAKGLKAIPVIEHIMKYGYELIQEAGIEYPPKI
- a CDS encoding MarR family winged helix-turn-helix transcriptional regulator, producing MEDANNYERLIFKQVYILKRHTDKAATTHLANLVHSDFNMTFMPYFMNIGHGGISNHDLVNKIMVTKQGVSKTVKELERLGLTYTRKSETDARSIMIFLTEKGKQLHDTICQMADDMTAEYINLIGARKYEQFIDTLIKISKWHEEQEKLL
- a CDS encoding HlyD family secretion protein, with the translated sequence MEPVEQTQSSAKKVVKLLIAGLVAIFICYFAFNKITHALTYESTDNAQLESNAVPVLSRVSGYINDFKLLDYQQVRKGDTLVVIDDSEYVLAVKQAEADLLAAKADLSSAESQIPTIGSDQDVASAGISVEEVTLKQAKRDVGRDETLFKEGSITQRQYERSQSAYQTAVQMLASSKSKLKQAGTQKGNANALIQRAKANISAREIALKKAKLNLSYTRIIAPSAGKLGKTNLKSGQYVQGGQQLFNLVSNDNYWIVANFKETQIEHMKVGQLVDIVIDGYPDHKITGTLSGFSDATGAKFSLLPPDNSTGNFVKVTQRVPVTIQINDAGALKGILKAGLSAAIDVKVK